From a single Vitis vinifera cultivar Pinot Noir 40024 chromosome 18, ASM3070453v1 genomic region:
- the LOC100249660 gene encoding glycosyltransferase family 92 protein RCOM_0530710 encodes MAFRFRIDLCFAFVSILVLAECYLHLYRNVRDSGEDLLQRRLSLRARWDEMCRPHYAVREELVRPSRHVSSLRDSITPTTESVLFPDWEVLIIVSPEGEVSSESGEDYQCVFHNNATSPARPAWVFPFTKRRTFKCVIPRRIRRFRPYFQPALTRAAPAKQREIHSFTRELFRWTFLAYESLSTQNDVVLFVKGVNNRQGVNRSPSQLRCVFGNDATIAVRTAVTTSSQEVFRCRHPDLRALSHGEIENERIKISLEISDENRVVPSVAYYTPMRTVATLEPKSQLCASTMIYNAAKFLKEWVVYHSRIGVEKFILYDNGSDDELQTIVEELNQDGFNVKTVLWPWPKTQEAGFSHSAIYAKDTCKWMMYVDVDEFVFSPTWLNSSTPSTKMLFSLLPNKPTSNVGQILIRCNEFGPSNQHSHPVHGVTQGYTCRRRAEQRHKSVVLLEAVDSSLVNAVHHFGLKEGFNGKRLSLSQGVVNHYKYQAWSEFKAKFRRRVSAYVVDWTDEANPTSKDRAPGLGFLPIEPKGWASKFCEMNDERLKMVTQRWFAIPWTSENKMAWEK; translated from the coding sequence ATGGCCTTCAGATTTCGTATCGACCTTTGCTTCGCCTTCGTTTCGATCCTTGTTCTTGCTGAATGCTATTTGCATCTGTATCGTAACGTGAGAGACTCCGGCGAGGATCTCCTGCAGCGCAGACTTAGTCTCAGGGCTCGTTGGGACGAAATGTGTCGGCCCCATTACGCAGTGAGGGAAGAACTTGTTCGCCCCAGCCGCCATGTGTCGTCCCTTAGAGACTCGATCACTCCCACCACAGAGTCCGTCCTCTTCCCTGACTGGGAGGTTCTCATTATTGTTTCTCCGGAGGGTGAGGTATCGTCGGAGTCTGGCGAGGATTATCAATGCGTTTTCCATAACAACGCGACGTCTCCGGCGAGACCCGCTTGGGTTTTTCCGTTCACGAAGAGGAGGACGTTCAAGTGCGTCATTCCGAGGAGAATCCGCCGCTTCCGCCCGTACTTTCAGCCCGCGCTGACGAGGGCGGCGCCGGCGAAGCAGAGGGAGATTCATTCATTTACGCGGGAGCTCTTCCGGTGGACTTTTCTTGCTTACGAGTCTTTATCCacccaaaacgacgtcgttctcTTCGTGAAGGGCGTGAACAATCGCCAAGGAGTCAACCGATCACCGTCGCAACTCAGATGCGTGTTCGGCAACGACGCCACAATTGCCGTCAGAACCGCCGTCACCACCTCCTCCCAAGAGGTGTTCCGCTGCCGCCACCCTGACTTAAGGGCGTTATCTCACGGAGAAATCGAAAACGAAAGAATCAAAATCTCCCTAGAAATTTCTGACGAAAACCGGGTCGTCCCCTCCGTGGCGTACTACACCCCCATGCGCACAGTAGCCACCCTGGAGCCAAAATCCCAACTGTGCGCATCCACCATGATCTATAACGCAGCTAAGTTCTTGAAAGAGTGGGTGGTGTACCACTCCAGAATCGGAGTCGAAAAATTCATACTGTACGACAATGGCAGCGACGACGAGCTCCAGACAATCGTAGAAGAACTGAATCAAGATGGTTTCAACGTGAAAACGGTGCTGTGGCCATGGCCTAAAACCCAAGAAGCTGGGTTCTCGCATAGTGCAATCTACGCCAAAGACACCTGCAAATGGATGATGTACGTTGACGTCGATGAGTTTGTATTTTCTCCAACATGGCTCAATTCCTCAACCCCATCGACCAAAATGCTATTTTCTCTCTTGCCAAACAAACCCACTTCCAATGTGGGGCAAATTTTGATCCGTTGCAACGAGTTCGGGCCATCGAACCAGCACTCCCACCCCGTTCATGGAGTAACACAAGGATACACATGCCGGAGACGGGCTGAACAGCGGCACAAATCAGTGGTTTTGCTGGAAGCAGTTGATTCATCATTGGTTAATGCAGTTCACCATTTTGGGTTGAAGGAGGGTTTCAATGGGAAGAGGTTGAGCTTGAGTCAAGGGGTGGTGAATCACTACAAGTACCAGGCATGGAGTGAGTTTAAGGCCAAGTTTAGAAGAAGGGTGTCTGCTTATGTTGTGGATTGGACAGACGAAGCGAACCCAACGTCTAAGGATAGGGCACCAGGGTTAGGGTTCTTGCCCATTGAGCCTAAAGGGTGGGCCAGCAAGTTCTGTGAAATGAATGATGAGAGGTTGAAGATGGTGACTCAGAGATGGTTTGCGATCCCCTGGACGTCAGAGAACAAAATGGCTTGGGAGAAATGA
- the LOC100244510 gene encoding uncharacterized protein LOC100244510 encodes MGKVAEMKKKKKGRPSLLDLQKRSLIEQEQQPQNPNLKNPNFPNPNPNSTRRSTRRSAKVDEILPAPDWIEGVGDDDDERKEKKLKLLRRLSPNHTQNPGSLPNSVSLHSVSYASNSNADVENPEASLKKRKINAVGDGSGHTTAEKEEKVAKATDTPQGSRLESGPTTPLPDKKLLVFILDRLQKKDTHGVFLEPVDPEELPDYHDIIEHPMDFGTVRKKLDGGLYSNLEQFESDIFLICSNAMQYNAPDTVYFRQARTIQELAKRDFANLRQEGDDGEPQPKIVRRGRPPTKHLKKSLGSSPLEHVAPETSSEATLATGGDNSISSNSYNLRKGPTPCKFRPADISVKAQYGSRNSDNYSSWLSEWNNEFPASILKGVSTKHGKKPFELDENRRDTYKHPLASNHEPSVLTTLHGELKQLMSVGLHSDHGYARSLARFAADLGQDVWKIAAKKIANVLPVGVEFGPGWVGENEALAQRPSLLCENQKSSNNSTPPHPQPPPTTSGSSLFVANRSSLPCKEESGEAVRGLNSQIELTSRPAPPEIHQTLGIHPGLNGFSGGFGFNPSSQMGMARLAMLAGNSSTESMPSQKLGMVSNSSSIPIHPMQANYFASDRPESPVSSNTPRSRNLAAPGSLMKVHTPPEVLIGGKASWQGLPQRIPPDLNVRFQAPGSPSSSTTPIASSQQPDLALQL; translated from the exons ATGGGAAAAGTAGcggagatgaagaagaagaagaaaggacgCCCCTCTCTCTTAGATCTCCAAAAACGCAGTCTCATAGAACAAGAGCAACAGCCACAAAACCCTAACTtgaaaaaccctaattttccTAATCCAAATCCTAACTCAACACGTCGATCCACTCGCCGGAGCGCCAAAGTCGACGAAATTTTGCCGGCGCCAGACTGGATTGAAGGCGTCGGAGACGACGATGACGAGCGCAAAGAGAAGAAGCTTAAGCTCCTTCGCCGCTTGTCTCCGAATCATACGCAAAATCCTGGATCTTTGCCGAATTCCGTGTCTTTGCACTCGGTTTCGTACGCTTCAAATTCGAATGCGGATGTTGAGAATCCCGAGGCGTCTCTCAAGAAGCGGAAGATCAATGCCGTTGGTGACGGATCTGGCCACACCACTGCCGAAAAG GAAGAAAAGGTTGCGAAAGCGACTGATACTCCACAAG GGTCGAGGTTGGAATCCGGCCCCACGACACCTTTGCCAGACAAAAAGTTGTTGGTGTTCATTCTTGATAGACTTCAAAA AAAAGACACCCATGGTGTGTTCTTGGAGCCAGTGGATCCGGAAGAG cTTCCCGATTACCATGACATCATAGAGCATCCCATGGATTTTGGAACTGTGAGGAAGAAACTAGATGGGGGACTTTATTCCAACTTGGAACAATTTGAG AGCgatattttcttaatatgttCGAATGCAATGCAGTATAATGCACCAGATACTGTGTACTTTCGACAG GCACGAACGATACAAGAACTAGCAAAGAGGGACTTTGCAAATTTGAGGCAAGAAGGTGATGATGGCGAGCCACAACCCAAAATTGTCAGGAGAGGCAGGCCACCAACCAAGCACCTGAAGAAATCTCTTGGAAGTTCTCCCTTAGAGCATGTTGCACCTGAGACATCCTCTGAAGCGACTCTTGCTACTGGGGGAGATAATTCCATCTCATCTAACTCCTACAATCTAAGGAAAGGACCTACTCCATGCAAGTTTCGACCGGCAGACATATCAGTGAAGGCCCAATATGGGTCCCGCAACAGTGACAATTATTCTAGCTGGTTGTCTGAATGGAATAATGAATTTCCAG CTTCCATTTTGAAGGGAGTTTCCACGAAGCATGGCAAGAAACCTTTTGAATTAGATGAAAATAGGCGTGATACCTATAAGCATCCATTGGCTTCCAACCATGAGCCATCAGTGTTGACTACCCTCCATGGAGAATTGAAGCAACTGATGTCG GTAGGTCTACACTCGGACCATGGTTATGCAAGAAGCCTCGCTCGATTTGCTGCAGATCTTGGGCAAGATGTTTGGAAAATTGCTGCCAAGAAAATTGCCAATGTTTTGCCTGTTGGAGTTGAGTTTGGTCCTGGATGGGTGGGAGAAAATGAGGCATTAGCACAGCGGCCATCTCTGTTGTGTGAGAATCAGAAATCTTCAAACAACTCAACACCACCACATCCACAGCCCCCACCTACTACTTCTGGTTCAAGTCTGTTTGTTGCAAACAGATCATCTCTCCCTTGTAAAGAAGAGTCAGGGGAAGCTGTCAGAGGATTAAATTCCCAAATCGAGTTAACTTCAAGACCTGCTCCTCCTGAAATTCACCAAACGCTTGGAATTCACCCTGGTTTGAATGGTTTCAGTGGTGGGTTTGGGTTCAATCCTTCATCCCAAATGGGAATGGCCAGACTGGCCATGCTAGCAGGGAATTCCAGTACTGAATCAATGCCATCTCAAAAGCTTGGCATGGTCTCCAATAGCAGCTCTATTCCCATCCATCCAATGCAGGCTAACTACTTTGCTTCGGACCGGCCCGAATCACCAGTTTCTTCAAATACACCCCGTTCCAGAAATTTAGCTGCACCAGGGTCTCTCATGAAAGTGCACACACCACCCGAGGTGCTGATCGGTGGGAAGGCGTCATGGCAGGGATTACCACAACGGATTCCACCCGACCTCAATGTCAGATTCCAGGCACCAGGCTCACCCAGCTCCAGCACCACGCCCATTGCTTCATCACAACAGCCAGATTTAGCCTTGCAGCTGTGA